One Clostridia bacterium DNA segment encodes these proteins:
- a CDS encoding VanZ family protein — translation MKKKVLKTVVWIVFTIYMIILMKLILFKYPVCIASSVNWMDFKRRLMFANYIPFKTIYFYLVGEGINEGIAKVNLLGNIIGFMPYGFLAPLLETDIKDYKKALKAGLFISLTFEVIQLITGLGSFDVDDLILNTLGTILGYAIFRFAFDKIKFLKKLGEMLE, via the coding sequence ATGAAGAAGAAAGTTTTGAAAACTGTTGTATGGATAGTTTTTACCATATATATGATTATTTTGATGAAACTTATACTTTTTAAGTATCCAGTTTGCATAGCATCCAGCGTGAATTGGATGGATTTTAAAAGAAGATTGATGTTTGCCAATTATATACCTTTTAAAACTATATATTTTTATCTGGTAGGTGAGGGCATCAATGAAGGTATAGCCAAGGTAAATTTGCTGGGAAATATAATAGGATTTATGCCATATGGATTTTTAGCCCCTTTATTGGAAACCGATATAAAAGATTATAAAAAAGCTTTAAAAGCGGGGTTGTTCATAAGCCTTACTTTTGAGGTTATTCAGCTGATAACAGGGTTAGGAAGTTTTGATGTGGATGATCTTATATTGAACACATTGGGTACAATATTAGGGTATGCTATTTTTAGGTTTGCTTTTGATAAAATAAAGTTTTTAAAGAAACTAGGGGAAATGTTAGAATAG
- the adhE gene encoding bifunctional acetaldehyde-CoA/alcohol dehydrogenase, whose translation MMADKKEIKQVNVEKMVDQLVEKASKALDEFMELDQKQVDRIVKAMALAGLDKHMYLAKMAIQETERGVYEDKITKNIFATEYIYHSIKYDKTVGVIEENEYEDYAEVAEPIGVIAGVTPVTNPTSTTLFKSIISMKTRNPIIFAFHPSAQKCSVEAARIVRDAAVESGAPENCIQWIEYPSIEATQTLMNHPGVSLVLATGGSGMVKSAYSTGKPALGVGPGNVPCYIEKSTNIKRAATDLIMSKTFDNGMICASEQSVIIDKEIYDQVTDYMKQNKCYFLNKDEIKKLEDFAVNKEKLSVNPVIVGQPAYKIAQMAGIDVPKDTKILIAEIAGVGPKYPLSVEKLSPILACYKAKDSTHAIDTAASIVAFGGMGHSAVIHSEDRNVIERFAKRIKVGRLIINSPSSHGAIGDIYNTNIPSLTLGCGSFGRNSTTSNVSAVNLINKKRLARRRVNMQWFKIPQKIYFEYGSIQYLEKMPDISRAFIVTDPFMVKLGFVDKVLYYLRKREQYVHSEIFSDVEPDPSLDTITRGKEMMDKFKPDVIIALGGGSAMDAAKGMWLYYEYPDIEFDALRQKFMDIRKRVFKFPKLGHKAQMVAIPTTSGTGSEVTSFAVITDKKKNVKYPLADYELTPDIAIIDPDFVLTVPKAITADTGMDVLTHAIEAYVSVMASDYTDALAMKAIQIVFEYLPRAYDDGNDKIAREKMHNASCMAGMAFSNAFLGVNHSLAHKLGGEFHIPHGRANAVLLPYVIEYNAQKPSKFVSFPKYEYYKADEKYAEISRYLGLPANTTQQGVKSLIDAVVGLMK comes from the coding sequence ATCATGGCTGATAAAAAGGAAATCAAACAAGTGAACGTGGAAAAGATGGTTGATCAATTGGTGGAAAAGGCTTCAAAAGCCTTAGATGAATTTATGGAGTTAGATCAAAAACAGGTAGACAGAATAGTTAAAGCGATGGCCTTGGCAGGGTTGGACAAGCATATGTATCTTGCTAAGATGGCGATACAAGAGACTGAAAGAGGGGTATATGAGGACAAGATAACCAAAAATATTTTTGCTACCGAGTATATCTATCACAGTATCAAATACGATAAAACTGTAGGAGTAATAGAGGAGAATGAGTACGAAGATTATGCAGAGGTTGCTGAACCTATAGGAGTTATTGCAGGTGTTACTCCGGTAACCAATCCTACTTCCACTACACTTTTTAAATCTATAATTTCAATGAAAACCAGAAATCCCATAATATTTGCATTTCACCCAAGTGCGCAGAAATGTAGCGTGGAGGCGGCTAGAATTGTTAGAGATGCAGCAGTAGAGTCAGGAGCCCCGGAAAATTGTATTCAATGGATTGAATATCCGTCTATTGAAGCTACTCAAACTCTGATGAATCACCCCGGAGTATCTTTAGTTTTAGCTACCGGAGGATCAGGTATGGTTAAGAGTGCTTATAGTACAGGGAAACCTGCATTAGGAGTAGGGCCTGGCAACGTCCCTTGCTATATTGAAAAGAGCACAAATATAAAAAGGGCTGCAACAGATCTCATAATGTCTAAAACTTTTGATAACGGAATGATATGTGCATCTGAACAATCGGTGATAATCGATAAAGAGATATATGACCAGGTTACTGATTATATGAAACAGAACAAATGCTATTTTTTGAATAAAGATGAGATAAAAAAACTTGAAGATTTTGCAGTCAACAAAGAGAAACTTTCAGTAAATCCAGTAATTGTAGGGCAACCTGCTTACAAGATAGCCCAGATGGCGGGTATAGATGTTCCTAAGGATACAAAGATATTGATAGCTGAAATTGCCGGTGTGGGTCCCAAATATCCTTTATCTGTAGAAAAATTAAGTCCTATCCTAGCTTGTTATAAAGCAAAGGATTCCACACATGCGATAGATACTGCAGCTAGTATAGTGGCTTTTGGAGGTATGGGTCACTCAGCTGTCATCCATTCGGAAGATAGAAATGTGATAGAACGATTTGCCAAGAGAATAAAGGTTGGAAGGTTGATAATCAATTCTCCTTCAAGTCATGGTGCTATAGGCGATATTTACAATACTAATATTCCTTCATTGACGCTGGGATGTGGTTCATTTGGCAGGAACTCCACCACTTCCAATGTATCGGCTGTAAATCTTATAAACAAGAAAAGACTTGCAAGGAGACGGGTAAATATGCAGTGGTTTAAAATACCTCAAAAGATTTATTTTGAATATGGTTCCATTCAATATCTTGAGAAGATGCCTGATATAAGCAGAGCATTTATTGTAACCGATCCATTCATGGTGAAATTAGGTTTTGTGGACAAAGTGTTGTATTATTTAAGAAAAAGAGAACAGTATGTACACAGCGAGATCTTTTCAGATGTTGAGCCTGATCCATCGTTGGATACTATAACAAGGGGCAAAGAAATGATGGATAAGTTCAAACCTGATGTGATCATAGCATTAGGTGGCGGTTCGGCCATGGATGCAGCAAAAGGTATGTGGCTATATTATGAATATCCGGATATAGAGTTTGATGCATTGAGACAGAAATTTATGGACATAAGGAAGAGAGTTTTCAAGTTTCCTAAACTGGGACATAAAGCCCAGATGGTGGCTATACCTACTACTTCAGGTACTGGATCTGAGGTTACATCTTTTGCAGTAATAACCGATAAGAAAAAGAATGTTAAGTATCCGTTGGCAGATTATGAGCTTACTCCAGACATAGCTATCATTGATCCAGATTTTGTATTGACTGTTCCTAAAGCTATTACAGCTGATACAGGAATGGATGTACTCACTCACGCTATAGAAGCTTATGTATCGGTAATGGCTTCTGATTATACTGATGCCCTTGCCATGAAAGCAATACAGATTGTTTTTGAATATCTGCCCAGGGCATACGACGATGGAAATGATAAGATTGCGAGAGAAAAAATGCATAATGCATCATGCATGGCAGGTATGGCATTTAGTAATGCTTTCTTGGGGGTAAACCACAGCCTTGCACATAAACTGGGTGGAGAATTCCACATTCCTCACGGTAGGGCTAATGCGGTGCTTCTCCCGTACGTAATAGAATATAACGCACAAAAGCCTTCTAAATTTGTATCATTCCCTAAATATGAGTACTACAAGGCTGACGAAAAGTATGCGGAAATTTCGAGATATTTAGGTCTGCCTGCCAACACTACTCAACAGGGCGTGAAAAGTCTTATAGATGCGGTAGTAGGGCTTATGAAAAG
- a CDS encoding ABC transporter permease — protein MKNNVLFLWFKRIKNVVKQYMKFISFFMDFIIFIYIIVPAVLFIVYYFISWLEDFPMYLNNDFIKLGTIVVWEMAVLLGEFKTYLISGDKSFLIPTGGPAYRFVCYSKAFSFVLNAIKSSIIILLLFPFLHNLLGIKWSELLIILILSILIKILIHNLKWILLNSNMRFIPKIVNYILFFSLNYICFKYYRNLGLIKNNIFIWIVLIFLAFISFVVAGSRDIHWEKVIDREATQKAILMSFILQDVNGLGKITKKRSSIFTRGQMGFPFNPVGAIAVLFIKSFIRQKENISLFLQIIVISVLLLMSIPLLGIRLIAIFSVLALSCLFIRSLYMQFKGDLWLNLSPITYRDKIRGIQLGPSILVLVHATILYSIVFFEYLGMWCIPVASVVGFLTSHVYVKILFINVEAIIFRGYQ, from the coding sequence ATAAAGAATGTAGTCAAACAATATATGAAATTCATATCTTTTTTTATGGATTTTATAATATTCATTTATATAATTGTCCCTGCCGTGCTGTTTATAGTTTATTATTTTATCAGCTGGCTAGAGGATTTTCCTATGTATTTAAATAATGATTTTATTAAATTAGGGACTATTGTTGTATGGGAGATGGCAGTGCTTTTAGGAGAATTCAAGACTTATCTGATCTCAGGGGATAAGAGTTTTTTAATACCTACAGGGGGTCCTGCTTACAGGTTTGTTTGTTACTCTAAAGCATTCAGCTTTGTCTTAAATGCTATTAAATCATCGATTATAATTCTATTATTGTTTCCTTTCTTGCATAATTTATTGGGGATTAAATGGTCAGAACTGCTTATAATATTGATTTTGAGCATATTGATAAAAATACTCATTCATAATCTAAAGTGGATATTATTAAATTCTAATATGAGATTTATCCCAAAGATAGTCAACTATATTTTATTTTTTTCTTTAAATTATATATGTTTTAAATATTATAGAAATTTAGGTTTAATAAAGAATAATATATTTATATGGATAGTTCTTATTTTTTTAGCATTTATCTCGTTTGTAGTAGCAGGCAGTAGAGATATACATTGGGAAAAGGTTATAGACAGAGAAGCAACTCAAAAGGCTATTTTGATGTCTTTTATTTTGCAAGATGTAAACGGTTTAGGAAAAATAACAAAAAAAAGATCCAGCATTTTTACTCGGGGACAAATGGGTTTTCCCTTTAATCCCGTCGGTGCTATTGCTGTTCTTTTTATAAAGTCTTTTATAAGACAGAAGGAGAATATATCTTTATTTCTGCAGATTATAGTAATATCTGTGCTATTATTGATGAGCATCCCACTGCTAGGGATAAGGTTGATAGCGATTTTTAGTGTTTTAGCATTATCCTGTCTGTTCATAAGATCATTGTACATGCAGTTTAAAGGAGATCTATGGCTCAATCTTTCCCCTATTACATATCGGGATAAAATCAGAGGAATACAGTTGGGGCCTAGCATCTTGGTTTTGGTGCATGCCACAATATTGTATTCTATTGTATTTTTTGAATATCTGGGTATGTGGTGCATACCGGTGGCATCAGTTGTGGGTTTTTTAACTTCTCATGTGTATGTCAAAATTTTGTTTATCAACGTAGAAGCTATTATTTTTCGTGGTTATCAATAG
- a CDS encoding DUF2179 domain-containing protein encodes MPFTSGSDIFTWVILPLLIFISRIFDVSIGTLRIMFVSRGDKVLSPILGFFEVLIWLIAMGQIMQNLDNVMCYFAYAGGFAAGNFVGIRIEEKLAMGMYGIRIFTPKEASKKLKERFSESGFGVTILEGQGAKGQMVVLYSIFKRKDREKVLDIISERDEKLFYSIEEIKAVKEGIFPSASNRRKGHFRLMRNRK; translated from the coding sequence TTGCCATTTACTTCTGGGAGTGATATTTTCACTTGGGTTATACTGCCTTTACTCATCTTTATATCTCGTATTTTTGATGTGAGTATAGGGACTTTAAGAATTATGTTTGTATCTAGAGGGGATAAGGTTCTTTCGCCTATATTGGGTTTCTTCGAGGTGCTTATATGGCTTATCGCTATGGGGCAGATAATGCAAAATCTGGATAATGTTATGTGTTATTTTGCATATGCAGGGGGATTTGCTGCCGGGAATTTTGTAGGGATAAGGATAGAAGAAAAACTGGCTATGGGAATGTATGGGATAAGAATATTTACGCCAAAAGAAGCTTCTAAAAAACTCAAAGAACGGTTTAGTGAGTCAGGATTTGGAGTGACAATACTGGAGGGGCAGGGTGCAAAGGGACAAATGGTTGTATTATATTCAATTTTCAAAAGGAAAGATAGAGAAAAAGTATTGGATATAATCAGTGAGAGAGATGAAAAATTGTTTTATTCCATAGAGGAAATAAAAGCGGTGAAAGAAGGTATTTTCCCTAGTGCATCTAACAGGAGGAAAGGGCATTTTAGGTT
- a CDS encoding endonuclease III domain-containing protein: MQFSSKILLNIYQCLYNKYGSQKWWPAQTKFEVVLGAILTQNTSWSNVEKALYNLKPYMTPQAIYHMDENKLAELIRPSGYYNVKAKRIKNFVNWFNKKGFSFSTLEKQSVETTRNQLLDINGIGKETADSILLYALDKPVFVIDAYTRRLFKRLGFSVPKKYDDFQKFFHENLARDTKLYNEYHALIVKHSKEHCTKNKNCQDCVLNK; this comes from the coding sequence ATGCAATTTTCATCAAAAATTTTACTAAATATTTATCAATGCTTATACAATAAATATGGATCACAAAAATGGTGGCCAGCTCAGACAAAATTTGAGGTAGTATTAGGCGCAATCCTTACACAGAACACCTCCTGGAGCAATGTAGAAAAGGCATTATACAATCTTAAGCCTTATATGACACCACAAGCCATATACCATATGGATGAAAATAAATTAGCTGAACTTATAAGACCCAGCGGATATTACAATGTAAAGGCAAAAAGAATAAAAAACTTTGTAAATTGGTTCAATAAAAAAGGCTTCTCTTTTTCTACATTGGAAAAACAAAGTGTAGAAACAACAAGAAACCAACTTTTAGATATCAATGGAATAGGGAAAGAAACAGCTGATTCTATACTTTTATATGCCCTTGATAAGCCTGTCTTTGTTATTGATGCATATACCCGAAGACTTTTTAAAAGGCTAGGTTTTTCAGTGCCGAAAAAATATGATGACTTTCAAAAGTTTTTTCATGAAAATCTTGCTAGGGACACAAAGCTTTACAATGAGTATCATGCATTGATAGTAAAACACTCTAAAGAGCACTGTACTAAAAACAAAAACTGTCAGGACTGCGTGCTAAATAAATGA
- a CDS encoding YaiI/YqxD family protein, whose amino-acid sequence MKILVDADACPVKDIIVRVAKKFDIEVFMFADTNHILNDNYSTIITVDQGKDSVDIKLVNNIQKGDIVITQDYGVATVALSKHAYALNQNGLIYDNDNMDRLLFERFLSQKIRKSGRKMKGNKKRNNSDNQNFEKALTNICIKAIDNHEK is encoded by the coding sequence ATGAAAATTCTAGTGGACGCTGATGCTTGTCCGGTCAAGGATATAATAGTACGCGTAGCCAAAAAATTTGATATAGAAGTATTTATGTTTGCAGATACCAACCACATATTAAATGATAACTATTCTACCATAATAACAGTAGACCAGGGAAAAGATTCAGTAGATATAAAACTGGTAAACAACATACAAAAAGGGGATATTGTAATAACACAAGATTATGGAGTAGCTACCGTAGCACTTTCCAAACATGCATATGCATTGAATCAGAATGGACTTATATATGATAATGATAACATGGATAGATTGCTTTTTGAAAGGTTTCTTTCCCAAAAAATAAGAAAGTCAGGCAGGAAAATGAAAGGAAACAAAAAAAGGAACAATTCAGATAACCAGAATTTTGAAAAAGCCTTGACAAACATCTGCATAAAAGCTATTGATAACCACGAAAAATAA